Proteins from one Methanococcus maripaludis C5 genomic window:
- the eif1A gene encoding translation initiation factor eIF-1A, which produces MRGQQAPQQPTRVRTPRENENEVLGVIEQMLGASRVRVRCMDGKLRMGRIPGKLKRKIWVREDDVVIVTPWEVQSDEKCDVIWRYTKGQVDWLNRKGYLEFMR; this is translated from the coding sequence ATGCGAGGACAACAAGCACCCCAACAACCAACAAGAGTAAGGACTCCGAGAGAAAATGAAAACGAAGTTCTTGGAGTAATCGAGCAAATGCTTGGTGCAAGTAGGGTTAGGGTAAGATGCATGGACGGAAAACTCAGAATGGGTAGAATTCCTGGAAAATTAAAGAGAAAAATCTGGGTAAGGGAAGACGATGTTGTAATTGTCACTCCTTGGGAAGTACAGTCCGATGAGAAATGCGACGTAATCTGGAGATACACAAAAGGACAAGTTGACTGGTTAAACAGAAAAGGATACTTAGAATTCATGAGATAA